One window of the Triticum dicoccoides isolate Atlit2015 ecotype Zavitan chromosome 3B, WEW_v2.0, whole genome shotgun sequence genome contains the following:
- the LOC119279530 gene encoding extensin-like, producing the protein MQSNPRPSPYNSSTPPPLHQTPPGIHPQPVGLYLPRFQHQTTQSRTRSRSSPASDHLPGFVPPTNHSRHLLCSGPELLLSIQSPSARPPHPRARSGEELPIVQASSSSRTTSPPRSLAAGPAAPPRRTSTPSTNRNCSPSPAPFPLHLPPSPVSLSALSCSSARPPSWTLVLPPPFQHRERNPALGSTPVPRIRSLPSSSSRSEGSPASSLSSSRRFACFDLLPRSPPLRRRGPGSGRFQCALAPPSPYFRAFSKCLPPPSASPAASNSSSSASTARSPPLLRARGPAAAPSRPSAPLRASLSANRPMRPGEHQIQRPRV; encoded by the exons ATGCAG TCAAACCCTAGACCAAGTCCCTACAATtcctccaccccgccgccactccaccaaacCCCCCCTGGGATCCATCCCCAACCAGTCGGCCTCTATCTCCCTCGTTTTCAGCATCAGACAACCCAGAGCCGCACCCGATCCAGATCCTCTCCCGCCTCCGACCACCTACCGGGATTTGTGCCGCCGACCAACCACAGCCGCCACCTCCTCTGCTCAGGCCCCGAGCTCCTCCTCTCGATCCAGAGCCCGAGCGCTCGACCCCCTCATCCACGAGCTCGATcaggagaggagctcccgatcgtGCAAGCCTCCTCCTCGTCCAGGACCACCTCACCTCCCCGGAGTTTAGCCGCCGGACCAGCAGCGCCGCCCCGGCGCACCTCGACGCCGAGCACCAACAGGAACTGCTCGCCATCCCCTGCTCCTTTTCCTCTACATCTCCCCCCTTCTCCTGTATCTCTCTCAGCCCTCTCTTGTTCCTCTGCCAGGCCCCCGTCATGGACGCTGGTGCTCCCACCTCCATTCCAGCACCGGGAACGGAACCCCGCGCTAGGATCCACGCCGGTGCCCCGGATCCG GTCACTGCCTTCGTCCAGCTCGAGATCTGAAGGATCCCCGGCCTCGTCCCTGTCTTCAAGTCGCCGCTTCGCCTGCTTTGACCTCCTGCCGCGTTCGCCGCCCCTCCGACGTCGTGGCCCTGGATCCGGCCGGTTCCAGTGCGCCCTCGCCCCGCCAAGTCCCTACTTCCGCGCCTTCTCCAAGTGCCTGCCGCCGCCCTCTGCTTCCCCTGCAGCGAGCAACAGTTCGTCATCTGCCTCGACCGCTCGCTCGCCTCCCCTGCTTCGCGCGCGTGGGCCGGCTGCAGCGCCTTCAAGACCCAGCGCGCCCCTGCGGGCCTCCCTCTCCGCcaaccggcccatgaggcctggtgagcaccAGATCCAACGCCCCCGTGTGTAG
- the LOC119275966 gene encoding DNA replication licensing factor MCM4 gives MASNGVGNSNSPYSASSPDVRPSSPLPATNSSPPQSARRAGGRLRRGPTSSPSLGGFETPPPPGRRTPSGAGAARQRQNWTGRFPPTPSTPMSTDDVPLSSEAGEEDTPETDGGGVGADATPVFVWGTNISVQDVNAAILRFLRHFRDPRDAGRVDPVMDEGKYMRAIHRILELEGGESLDVDAHDVFDHDPDLYGKMVRYPLEVLAIFDIVLMDLVARMEPLFEKHIQTRIYNLKSSICLRNLNPSDIEKMVSIKGMIIRCSSVIPELKEAVFRCLVCGFYSEPVMVDRGRVTEPHICQKEQCKASNSMTLVHNRCRFADKQIIKLQETPDEIPEGGTPHTVSVLMHDKLVDAGKPGDRVEITGIYRAMSIRIGPSQRTVKSIFKTYIDCLHIKKTDKSRLHIEDSMDTDNTNASKSSEDGHVTDKIDKLKELSKLPDIYDRLTRSLAPNIWELDDVKRGLLCQLFGGNALRLPSGANFRGDINILLVGDPGTSKSQLLQYMHKLSPRGIYTSGRGSSAVGLTAYVAKDPETGETVLESGALVLSDKGVCCIDEFDKMSDNARSMLHEVMEQQTVSIAKAGIIASLNARTSVLACANPSESRYNPRLSVIDNIHLPPTLLSRFDLIYLILDKADEQTDRRLAKHIVSLHFENPEVVEHQVLDLPTLVAYISYARKYIQPKLSDEAAEELTRGYVAMRQRGNNPGSRKKVITATARQIESLIRLSEALARMRFSEVVGVRDVIEAFRLLEVAMQQSATDHATGTIDMDLIMTGVSASERQRRDNLVAAIRDLVMEKMQLGGPLMRMAELLEEMRKQSSMEVHQHDLRVALGTLQSEGSVFVHGDSFKRT, from the exons ATGGCGTCCAACGGCGTCGGAAACAGCAACTCTCCCTACT CTGCGTCGTCGCCGGATGTCCGCCCGTCGAGCCCGCTCCCGGCCACCAACTCATCCCCTCCCCAGTCCGCTCGCCGCGCCggcggccgcctccgccgcggccccaCCTCGTCTCCCTCCCTCGGCGGgttcgagactccgccgccaccggGCCGCCGCACTCCGTCCGGTGCTGGCGCAGCCCGGCAGCGCCAAAACTGGACCGGACGGTTTCCGCCAACTCCGTCCACTCCCATGTCCACCGACGACGTCCCGCTGTCCTCCGAAGCCGGGGAGGAGGACACGCCCGAGACcgacggcggcggcgtcggcgccgATGCCACCCCGGTCTTCGTCTGGGGCACCAATATCAGCGTGCAGGACGTGAACGCTGCCATTCTGCGGTTTCTGCGCCACTTCCGGGACCCCCGCGACGCCGGCCGCGTCGACCCTGTCATGGACGAGGGCAAGTACATGCGCGCCATCCACCGCATCCTCGAGCTTGAGGGTGGCGAGTCGCTCGATGTGGACGCACACGACGTCTTCGACCACGATCCCGACCTATACGGCAAGATGGTACGCTACCCGCTCGAAGTGCTTGCCATCTTCGACATCGTCCTTATGGACCTGGTGGCGCGTATGGAGCCGCTGTTTGAGAAGCACATTCAGACCAGGATCTACAACCTCAAGTCATCCATTTGCTTGAGGAATCTGAATCCGTCAG ATATTGAGAAGATGGTGTCAATCAAGGGTATGATAATTCGATGCAGCTCAGTCATACCAGAGCTCAAGGAGGCTGTGTTCCGCTGCCTTGTTTGCGGCTTCTACTCAGAACCTGTCATGGTTGACAGAG GGAGAGTAACTGAGCCACACATATGTCAGAAAGAACAATGTAAAGCCTCAAACTCTATGACTCTAGTGCATAACCGATGCAG ATTTGCGGACAAGCAAATCATAAAGTTGCAGGAAACACCAGATGAGATACCAGAAGGTGGCACTCCTCATACAGTCAGTGTTTTGATGCATGATAAGCTTGTTGATGCTGGAAAGCCTGGAGATAGGGTTGAG ATCACTGGGATATATAGGGCCATGAGTATCAGGATCGGGCCAAGTCAGAGGACAGTGAAGTCAATATTCAAG ACATACATTGATTGCCTTCACATAAAGAAGACAGACAAGTCCAGGCTTCATATTGAGGACTCTATGGATACTGATAACACCAATGCTAGCAAGTCTTCTGAAGATGGCCATGTCACAGATAAG ATAGATAAATTAAAAGAGCTTTCAAAGTTGCCTGACATCTATGATAGATTAACTAGATCACTGGCTCCAAACATATGGGAACTGGATGATGTTAAGAGGGGCCTGCTTTGCCAG CTTTTTGGTGGCAATGCTTTGAGGCTTCCTTCTGGAGCTAACTTCAGAGGTGACATCAATATTTTGCTTGTTGGTGATCCTGGAACGAGCAAATCCCAGCTTCTCCAGTACATGCATAAACTGTCTCCTCGTGGTATTTACACAAGTGGAAGAGGCAGTTCAGCAGTTGGCCTTACTGCTTATGTTGCTAAGGACCCTGAAACTGGTGAAACT GTTCTTGAAAGTGGAGCACTTGTTTTGAGTGACAAAGGTGTTTGCTGTATTGATGAGTTTGATAAGATGTCTGATAATGCCCGAAGCATGCTGCATGAG GTGATGGAGCAGCAGACTGTATCCATTGCAAAGGCTGGAATTATTGCATCTTTGAATGCTAGGACATCTGTACTAGCATGTGCCAATCCATCTGAATCACGTTACAATCCAAGGCTTTCTGTGATCGACAATATCCACCTTCCTCCAACACTGCTGTCAAG GTTTGACCTGATTTATCTGATCTTGGACAAGGCAGACGAACAAACTGATAGACGCCTGGCTAAGCATATTGTTTCATTGCATTTCGAGAATCCAGAA GTAGTTGAGCACCAGGTCTTGGATTTGCCCACGTTAGTTGCGTACATCAGCTATGCAAGGAAGTACATTCAGCCAAAGTTATCTGATGAAGCTGCAGAAGAATTGACCCGTGGCTACGTTGCAATGAGGCAAAGGGGGAACAATCCTGGTAGCAGAAAGAAG GTCATCACAGCAACAGCTAGGCAAATTGAGAGCTTGATTCGTCTTAGTGAAGCACTGGCGCGAATGCGTTTTTCGGAAGTG GTTGGAGTGCGAGATGTAATAGAAGCCTTTAGGCTTCTTGAAGTCGCCATGCAGCAATCTGCAACCGATCATGCAACAG GGACGATTGATATGGATCTAATCATGACTGGGGTATCCGCAAGTGAAAGGCAGAGACGTGACAATCTTGTTGCGGCTATCCGAGACCTTGTCATGGAGAAAATGCAGCTTGGAGGGCCCTTGATGCGTATGGCTGAG TTGCTGGAAGAAATGAGGAAACAGAGCTCCATGGAAGTTCATCAGCATGAT CTCCGTGTTGCTCTTGGCACACTGCAGAGTGAGGGCTCTGTATTTGTCCACGGAGACAGTTTCAAGAGGACCTGA